Proteins found in one Bremerella volcania genomic segment:
- a CDS encoding glycosyltransferase, whose amino-acid sequence MPKLTIGMAHYDDFHGAYFSIQALRLNEPDVMKDVEFVVVDNSPPNSKHSQMLRPFVEGWARQGTAGAKYVPFQGTIGTSAPRDQIFKVATGDAVLAMDCHVLYPPGTIKRLIEWYDDHPDTEDIYSGPLVYDDLHNFTTHFDNVWRGEMWGIWARAWKCCDGGVHFSARQNNQECEYFDLTLGKTPVQSCHKCNKPLPTGISWAGHENKLREAGYRPLGEHVDDEPFEIPGMGLGVFSCRRKAWLGFHEHASGFGGEELYIHEKFRQEGRKAMCLPFLRWVHRFARPDGVPYPLPRYSKVRNYVLEFQELGFSLDEIHDHFVKPGLLSQQQWDHLVEDPIGHSSPPPANSCGNAESNEITKTKTVKDAFKRMLQRERDLNRHMPKLRELAEKVEHVTEFGKRTEGFTAFAAAQPKKIVSYNVDASREMAHLTELARTEGIEVTHEKSASPDVSEIEATDLLFIDSTAHNAKRLNEELKKFSGSVARYIVMHDTALHGNKGDDGGAGLFGALLPFLKQNQSWQVVYHTQDQYGLTVISKDPADRKSLPSTITMAKNFAKASLAHIKDGAKAASQELLEARLAVCTLCEQRNGNRCSVCGCGLSAKAGWLEQNCPLDKWPTYDKETKRPHVDFEVVKEDSSEAVLNS is encoded by the coding sequence ATGCCCAAACTAACCATCGGAATGGCCCATTACGATGACTTTCATGGAGCTTACTTTTCCATCCAAGCCCTGCGGTTGAACGAGCCGGACGTCATGAAGGACGTGGAGTTCGTGGTGGTCGATAACTCGCCGCCCAATTCCAAGCATTCGCAGATGCTTCGTCCTTTTGTGGAAGGGTGGGCTCGTCAGGGAACGGCCGGGGCGAAGTACGTTCCCTTCCAAGGAACCATCGGCACGTCCGCTCCCCGAGATCAGATTTTCAAAGTGGCCACCGGAGACGCGGTCCTGGCGATGGATTGCCACGTGCTTTATCCGCCAGGCACCATTAAGCGGCTGATCGAATGGTACGACGACCATCCCGATACCGAGGACATCTATAGCGGGCCGTTGGTTTACGACGATCTGCACAACTTCACGACTCACTTCGACAATGTCTGGCGAGGTGAGATGTGGGGGATCTGGGCCCGGGCTTGGAAATGCTGTGACGGCGGCGTGCATTTTTCCGCGCGTCAAAACAACCAAGAGTGCGAATACTTCGACCTTACGCTCGGCAAGACGCCCGTGCAAAGCTGTCACAAGTGCAACAAGCCGTTACCCACGGGGATTTCATGGGCGGGCCACGAGAACAAGCTTCGTGAAGCCGGTTATCGGCCACTTGGCGAGCACGTCGACGACGAACCCTTTGAGATCCCAGGCATGGGCCTCGGAGTCTTTTCCTGCCGTCGAAAGGCCTGGCTTGGCTTCCATGAACATGCCTCAGGCTTCGGGGGTGAAGAACTGTATATCCACGAGAAATTTCGCCAGGAAGGACGAAAGGCCATGTGCCTGCCCTTTCTGCGTTGGGTTCATCGATTCGCGCGACCGGATGGCGTCCCTTATCCTTTGCCGCGGTACTCGAAAGTTCGAAATTACGTCCTGGAGTTCCAGGAACTTGGCTTTTCTCTGGACGAAATTCACGACCACTTCGTCAAGCCTGGATTGTTGTCTCAGCAGCAATGGGATCACCTCGTTGAAGATCCCATCGGACATTCTAGTCCGCCTCCGGCCAATAGCTGCGGCAATGCTGAGAGCAATGAAATTACGAAGACAAAAACCGTGAAGGATGCCTTTAAACGGATGCTCCAGCGAGAACGAGATTTGAATCGGCACATGCCCAAGTTGCGTGAACTGGCAGAGAAAGTAGAGCACGTTACGGAGTTTGGCAAACGCACGGAAGGATTCACTGCCTTTGCGGCCGCTCAGCCCAAGAAGATCGTCTCGTATAACGTGGATGCTTCTCGAGAAATGGCCCACCTGACCGAGCTGGCCAGGACCGAAGGCATTGAAGTAACTCACGAAAAGTCTGCCTCCCCGGATGTATCGGAGATCGAAGCGACCGATCTTCTGTTCATTGATTCGACGGCTCACAACGCTAAGCGACTGAACGAAGAACTCAAGAAGTTCTCCGGATCGGTGGCACGCTACATCGTCATGCATGATACGGCGCTACACGGCAATAAAGGGGATGATGGCGGGGCAGGCCTATTCGGTGCACTGCTGCCTTTTTTGAAACAAAACCAGTCTTGGCAAGTCGTCTATCACACCCAGGATCAATATGGCCTGACGGTTATCTCCAAGGACCCAGCCGATCGAAAGTCGCTCCCTTCCACCATAACGATGGCCAAGAATTTCGCGAAGGCATCACTAGCGCACATCAAAGATGGCGCTAAGGCCGCATCCCAGGAACTTTTGGAAGCCAGACTAGCGGTTTGCACGCTCTGTGAACAACGAAATGGAAACCGCTGCTCCGTATGCGGCTGTGGTCTGTCCGCGAAAGCTGGTTGGTTGGAACAAAACTGCCCGCTTGATAAATGGCCAACCTACGACAAGGAAACGAAACGTCCTCACGTCGACTTTGAGGTCGTCAAGGAAGACTCGAGCGAAGCCGTTCTCAACAGTTAG
- a CDS encoding RHS repeat protein — protein sequence MKDHLQLSVPGTLDGPASINLANQNAVVKVRTPSIGPFGPQVVLTYNSRSSCRPSPYGAKWSNLLQPKIEKHGADAAIVTKGDGSCWRYTDLDYGSGYYLAPDGAVNSLERTGSGWIETQPDGLQLIYDEHLSGVGRLQSIERHNEEWYLNYQGKLLESVRDPLDRLTTFTYDSNERLASIVDHANRTTEFQVSDCGCLESVTLPEDCTTSFVYDTRGRMLAYVDPAGQRTSYSYDKCGRVRSVVTPKGETTTFTPLDKTTTRVVDARGHLTTVTFDSERFITSIQDPLGHTTSYTWHGNHLSSLTDANGHTTQLQYTTLPSRVQAVSRLEYANGDAFSFDYDGNGRVEQVVNPRGYATTLVWYGYDRTETLDASNQRVTFVYNASGQLESQQDEEGHVTSLTYDDEGNAEARINPLNQRTTYTYNVHAQRESIRNPEEDLATTTYDALNRPTAQITALGHSTQFRYGENCLREAIENAEGHVTTTIYDANNRIEATIDALGHRTSYVYDEVGNRTKVVNPLGHEVISVYDQANRRTQQINPLGLVTTYGFDPGNRLLSVENPEGDAAATEYDGRDRILAEVDELGNRTSYTYDGSSNRTSFTDSRSRITTYLYDPRNRQTNVTNGENETTERIYYPDGMLQQTIDPEGHITSYLYDAANRRTHTINPLGHVTTSVYWPDGQLMQSIDPEYHITSYIYDEDNRQKNVINPEGEITTTTYYDDDQVETTVNAEGHVVSFLYDAVNRLTATTNPENETTSVEYDAAGRSEVEIDAEGYRTTFVYDEADRRTAVINPEGETTSSIYYDDDQLRQTIDAEGHVTSYQYDSANRRTAEINGEGEITTSVYYADGQLQQTIDPEGNATSYVYDAANRRIAMTNPENETTLTRYYPDGQVHAIVDPEGHATTYLYDAANRRTEVINAENEISTSIYYDDGQLWQEMNPEGHITTYQYDKAHRQKSVMNAEGFVTTTVYWPDGQVKQSIDPEYHITSYLYDKANRQTLVTNPEGETSSSTYLPDGQRLSSINGQGHITTYQYDKANRQTEMINPEGEITSSIYYRNGLLKETINPRGYVTTYQYDHANRQTNTIDPEGGVTTTIYWLDGQIKQSIDPVGRVTSYSYDDANRQASVTNGAGETSYSSYYPDGQLKNSIDPEDHVTTYLYDNVNRQKVMIDPEGNITTTVYWPDGQTRQSINPEGHVTTYLYDKDNRQTAMINAEGEVTSTTYYDDGQQKNLINAEDHVTTQTYDAANRLRHSIDAEGGITTYLYYPDGQLQTTIDPVGDAVHYDYDKANRRTAMVDGAGGISTTVYWPDGLAKNSINPRGYIATTIYDKAGRAITQIDAENRVSIIVFLANGQLDASINPRGKITSYSYDSAGRQNAVMDPLGHVTTSLFYDDGQLKATINPLGHRTTYQYDKANRQTLAVNKSGEATQSVYYPDGQLWVSIDPLMRCTTHTYDKVNRETLVVGDADEATAFVYWPDGQLKERIDASDGITTYLYDHANRQTAQMDALGQVTTSIYYADGRVHATMDPLAYITTQQYDGAKRNTLTLDARGDDKLRVYYPDGTLEKEITPGPRTTSYFYNKAAQPERVVDPLGRITTTSYTPTGYTQTQLDATGEVTSYDYDDADRERASINALGRITTNVYDAANRRIAVESPVDGITTMAYDPLDRITAVTDPLGNTSQTIYDVVGRVQAEVNPLGYVTTYGYDAADRRNQVQDAEGNITTTLYDPLGRPTTEIDAEGRITTSVYDIAGRLTQLINPRGYVTTFSNDPLGRRTGEINPLGEAIEFAYDAVGNRRLRMNARNQIVTATYNSNQELEGELYPDGRVHTYTYDDAGNRTASIDATGIYTTVYEDRDLPKRTINPDGKIISYTYNAIRQRQTMTDPDGGITSYSYDGADRLKSIVNPQGKVTTFGYDAAGRKTHIEHANGAIVTHTYNAANWLTRIERRKSDNTLEELTTYTYDHVGNRKNAVELNGAIVTWSYDKTYQLTQEQRSGTDVYDVSYQYDDAGNRKQQDDSGTVTTFIYDAANRLEREEASSGITTYVHDADGNRTQKETSAEVIYYEWDEDNRLISAEPTAGLVTFTYNAEGRRVEKHAPTEAKKFIYDFKRLLQETDDVGDVEHQYTFTNMEYGDLVSEYDGLETAYHQHDAIGSTDALWDDNETAVDRYQHRAFGIRQSHTGTSDTPFTFVGQKNYYRDQELDLYLAGARYYDPLVGRWLNEDPIRYEAEDSNLYRYVGNNPVNEVDPSGEAPTSYYARHVVEDGILYIELVERTLIPYTGRISRIPIGIEIGEDSYVLSRRFGKPANRNDGYKLNRANLLTITKMIPTDYPDAFDLTKQQQRDTIKKRIERYISQHNEIRGVKTPAQQYRDNVSSLLAAHARTREDKARVVALNKLPFINRMRLYTATVGEIYDGRIEVINQGNVEAYFQGIPEAAEGYFVHGPKNTIFGIYSLGEYLVVRGVVGASEDLGDVVGTLYESEEKRKEVLKEVQRQIDAALDDPKTGGALAFEVTVTILAPEQAIGKSKYFKVTVNAIGENGKAIASNAGRTFEKLAKNASTRTGAAGIRPKRNVSGTVRGQVSGVSKEGVTGTASKSAESVAPKKTGRGSQKEFAEEAEQIVSESTGVPRNPQGAGQQTIPGTGPSGVRVPDLKVRGPQGSVRLRGSVVEVKASRGTKFGDLSQRSRDQIRDAVDYARRLREKASLVQDPQTKRILRNARVEVFSDLPAPTRGEFADLINQGLLEWKQIPR from the coding sequence TTGAAGGACCATTTGCAGCTAAGCGTACCAGGAACGCTCGATGGCCCTGCTTCCATCAATCTGGCCAATCAAAATGCAGTCGTCAAAGTTCGTACGCCCAGCATTGGTCCGTTTGGTCCACAGGTCGTGCTGACTTACAACTCACGTAGTTCGTGTCGCCCGAGTCCCTATGGGGCAAAGTGGTCCAACCTGCTTCAGCCGAAGATTGAGAAGCACGGTGCGGATGCCGCGATTGTGACCAAAGGGGATGGTTCTTGCTGGCGGTATACCGACCTAGATTACGGTTCAGGCTACTATCTTGCCCCGGATGGGGCTGTGAACTCTCTCGAGAGGACTGGCAGCGGTTGGATAGAAACACAACCGGATGGCCTGCAACTCATCTACGATGAGCACCTCAGTGGTGTAGGCCGGCTCCAAAGCATCGAACGCCATAACGAAGAGTGGTACTTGAATTATCAAGGCAAATTACTGGAATCCGTGAGGGACCCGCTCGATCGCCTTACTACGTTTACTTACGACTCGAATGAAAGATTGGCAAGTATCGTTGATCATGCCAACCGGACGACGGAATTCCAGGTAAGCGACTGTGGTTGTCTGGAAAGCGTTACGCTGCCGGAAGATTGCACGACCTCGTTTGTTTATGACACCAGGGGCCGGATGCTGGCCTACGTTGATCCGGCAGGCCAGCGCACGAGCTACAGTTATGACAAATGCGGCCGTGTGCGTTCCGTCGTAACGCCAAAAGGAGAAACGACGACGTTTACTCCGCTCGACAAAACGACTACCCGAGTCGTCGACGCACGAGGCCATCTAACTACGGTTACATTTGACTCCGAGCGATTCATCACTTCCATCCAGGATCCTCTTGGACATACGACCAGCTATACCTGGCACGGCAATCACCTCAGTAGTCTGACCGACGCCAATGGCCATACGACACAATTGCAATACACGACTCTCCCGTCTCGCGTTCAGGCCGTAAGCCGCCTTGAATACGCCAACGGCGATGCCTTTTCATTCGACTACGACGGCAATGGTCGGGTGGAGCAAGTCGTCAACCCACGCGGATACGCGACGACACTCGTGTGGTATGGCTACGATAGGACAGAAACCCTGGATGCGTCTAACCAGAGAGTAACATTCGTCTACAACGCCAGTGGGCAACTGGAATCACAGCAAGATGAAGAAGGCCACGTCACTTCGCTAACATATGATGACGAGGGGAATGCTGAAGCTCGAATCAATCCTCTCAACCAGAGAACGACTTACACCTACAATGTTCATGCACAGCGCGAGTCGATTCGAAATCCCGAAGAGGATTTGGCGACGACGACCTACGATGCCCTGAATCGCCCCACTGCCCAAATCACTGCTCTAGGGCATTCAACGCAATTCCGCTACGGCGAAAACTGCCTCCGCGAGGCGATCGAGAACGCCGAAGGGCATGTCACAACGACGATCTACGACGCGAATAACCGCATCGAAGCAACGATAGATGCCCTCGGCCATCGTACAAGCTACGTCTACGATGAAGTGGGAAACCGCACTAAAGTGGTGAACCCGTTGGGGCACGAAGTCATCAGCGTCTACGATCAAGCCAATCGCCGAACCCAGCAGATCAATCCATTGGGGCTCGTTACGACCTATGGCTTTGACCCGGGCAATCGGTTGCTCTCTGTTGAAAACCCTGAGGGAGATGCGGCGGCGACTGAATACGACGGGCGCGATCGGATTCTGGCCGAGGTGGATGAGCTAGGCAACCGGACCTCCTACACTTATGACGGATCCAGCAATCGCACGAGCTTCACGGATTCGCGCAGCCGGATCACCACCTATCTGTACGATCCGCGAAATCGGCAGACTAACGTCACCAATGGAGAAAACGAGACGACGGAGAGGATCTATTACCCCGACGGCATGCTGCAGCAGACGATTGACCCGGAGGGGCACATTACCAGCTATCTTTACGATGCTGCCAATCGTCGCACCCATACCATCAACCCGCTTGGACACGTCACCACGTCTGTCTATTGGCCAGATGGTCAGTTGATGCAATCGATTGATCCAGAGTACCACATCACCAGCTACATCTACGACGAAGACAATCGTCAAAAGAACGTGATCAATCCCGAGGGAGAAATCACGACGACTACCTACTATGACGACGATCAGGTCGAAACCACGGTGAATGCGGAAGGTCATGTCGTCAGCTTCTTGTACGATGCTGTCAACCGTCTCACGGCTACCACGAATCCGGAAAATGAAACAACCTCTGTCGAGTACGACGCCGCTGGGCGAAGCGAAGTCGAGATCGATGCTGAAGGCTATCGCACGACTTTCGTCTATGACGAAGCGGATCGACGCACTGCCGTCATCAATCCGGAAGGCGAGACCACTTCCAGCATTTATTACGACGACGATCAGCTACGCCAAACGATTGACGCCGAAGGGCACGTTACCAGCTACCAGTACGATTCGGCCAACCGCCGCACGGCCGAAATCAACGGCGAAGGCGAGATCACAACCAGCGTTTACTACGCCGATGGCCAACTGCAGCAGACGATCGATCCAGAAGGAAATGCGACCAGCTACGTCTATGATGCCGCCAATCGTCGCATTGCGATGACTAATCCGGAGAATGAAACCACGCTCACGCGATACTACCCAGACGGCCAAGTGCATGCCATCGTCGATCCTGAGGGGCACGCCACAACCTATCTGTATGACGCAGCAAATCGCCGAACTGAGGTCATCAACGCGGAAAACGAAATCTCTACCAGCATCTATTACGACGATGGTCAGCTGTGGCAAGAGATGAACCCCGAGGGACACATTACGACCTACCAGTACGATAAAGCTCATCGTCAAAAGTCGGTAATGAATGCCGAAGGGTTCGTAACGACGACCGTCTATTGGCCCGATGGCCAGGTAAAGCAGTCCATCGATCCGGAATATCACATCACGAGCTATCTTTACGATAAGGCCAACCGCCAAACCCTGGTAACCAATCCAGAAGGCGAAACTTCAAGCAGCACCTATCTGCCAGACGGTCAGCGGTTGTCAAGCATCAATGGCCAGGGGCATATCACGACCTACCAGTATGACAAGGCCAACCGGCAAACGGAAATGATCAATCCGGAAGGCGAGATCACTTCCAGCATCTACTATCGCAATGGCTTGCTAAAGGAGACGATCAATCCCCGCGGCTACGTCACGACTTATCAGTACGATCATGCCAACCGACAAACGAATACGATCGATCCGGAAGGAGGCGTCACAACCACCATCTATTGGCTTGATGGTCAAATAAAGCAATCCATCGATCCCGTCGGACGCGTAACCAGTTATTCCTATGACGATGCCAATCGACAAGCGAGCGTTACGAATGGGGCTGGCGAGACGAGCTACTCGTCCTACTATCCCGATGGGCAGCTTAAGAATTCTATCGATCCCGAAGACCACGTCACGACCTACCTGTACGACAACGTGAATCGACAGAAGGTCATGATCGATCCGGAAGGGAATATCACTACTACCGTGTATTGGCCCGACGGCCAGACTAGACAATCGATCAATCCGGAAGGCCACGTCACGACTTACCTGTACGACAAGGACAACCGCCAAACGGCCATGATCAACGCCGAAGGAGAGGTCACCAGTACCACTTACTACGACGACGGCCAACAAAAGAACTTAATCAACGCCGAAGATCACGTCACGACGCAGACTTATGATGCCGCGAATCGGCTTCGACATTCCATCGATGCCGAGGGAGGCATCACCACGTATCTCTATTATCCTGATGGGCAACTCCAAACTACCATCGATCCGGTTGGCGATGCCGTACACTACGACTACGACAAAGCGAATCGACGCACAGCAATGGTCGATGGCGCGGGAGGTATTTCCACAACCGTCTACTGGCCGGATGGCTTGGCCAAGAACTCCATCAACCCTCGCGGCTATATTGCGACGACGATCTACGACAAAGCCGGGCGGGCAATTACCCAGATTGATGCCGAGAATCGCGTCTCGATCATTGTCTTCTTGGCCAACGGGCAACTCGATGCCAGCATCAATCCACGCGGGAAGATAACTTCTTATAGTTACGACTCGGCCGGCCGACAGAACGCCGTGATGGATCCGCTGGGGCATGTCACAACCAGCCTCTTCTACGATGATGGCCAGCTCAAAGCAACGATCAATCCGCTCGGACACCGTACGACCTACCAGTACGATAAAGCTAACCGTCAGACGTTGGCCGTCAATAAGTCTGGCGAAGCGACGCAGTCGGTTTACTATCCAGACGGACAACTCTGGGTCAGTATCGATCCGCTCATGCGATGTACGACGCACACCTACGACAAGGTGAATCGCGAAACTCTCGTTGTCGGAGACGCCGACGAGGCAACCGCGTTCGTCTATTGGCCTGACGGACAACTCAAAGAACGGATAGATGCCTCGGATGGGATCACCACCTATCTATACGACCATGCGAATCGGCAAACCGCGCAAATGGACGCCTTGGGGCAAGTTACCACGTCGATCTATTATGCCGATGGTCGTGTCCATGCGACGATGGATCCTTTGGCTTACATCACTACGCAGCAGTACGACGGCGCAAAACGAAATACGCTCACGCTTGATGCTCGGGGAGACGATAAGCTTCGCGTTTACTACCCCGATGGAACGCTCGAAAAGGAAATCACGCCGGGGCCCAGGACGACCTCATACTTCTACAACAAAGCCGCCCAGCCGGAACGTGTCGTCGATCCGCTGGGACGTATAACGACGACCTCGTACACGCCCACTGGTTATACCCAAACCCAACTGGATGCCACCGGTGAAGTGACGAGTTACGATTACGACGACGCTGACCGAGAAAGAGCCTCGATCAACGCCTTGGGGCGGATCACCACGAATGTCTACGATGCCGCCAATCGGCGGATCGCGGTGGAGTCCCCCGTCGATGGAATTACGACCATGGCCTACGATCCGCTCGATCGAATCACGGCCGTAACGGATCCTCTGGGAAACACTTCTCAAACAATCTACGACGTCGTTGGTCGAGTTCAGGCCGAAGTCAATCCACTCGGCTACGTCACCACCTACGGTTACGACGCCGCGGATCGGCGCAACCAGGTGCAGGACGCGGAAGGGAACATTACGACCACCCTGTACGATCCGCTCGGACGACCAACGACCGAAATCGATGCCGAAGGGCGGATTACCACGAGCGTCTACGATATCGCCGGCAGACTGACTCAACTCATCAATCCCCGCGGCTACGTCACCACGTTCTCGAATGATCCGCTTGGTCGGCGCACCGGGGAAATCAATCCGCTGGGTGAAGCGATCGAGTTTGCTTACGACGCCGTGGGCAATCGAAGGCTGCGGATGAACGCTCGCAACCAGATCGTCACTGCCACCTACAACTCCAACCAGGAATTAGAAGGAGAACTTTATCCCGACGGACGCGTGCATACCTACACCTACGACGACGCAGGCAATCGCACGGCCAGCATCGATGCCACCGGTATCTATACGACCGTCTACGAAGATCGGGATTTGCCCAAACGCACCATCAATCCGGATGGCAAGATCATCAGCTATACCTACAACGCGATTCGTCAGCGACAAACGATGACGGATCCCGATGGGGGCATCACCAGCTACAGCTATGACGGGGCCGACCGGCTGAAATCGATCGTGAATCCGCAAGGCAAAGTAACGACCTTCGGTTACGACGCTGCTGGACGCAAGACACACATCGAACACGCCAATGGAGCGATCGTTACCCACACCTACAATGCCGCCAACTGGCTGACCAGAATCGAGCGTCGCAAGAGCGACAACACGCTCGAAGAATTGACGACCTATACCTACGACCATGTCGGTAATCGCAAGAACGCCGTCGAACTCAATGGGGCTATCGTCACCTGGTCTTACGATAAAACCTACCAGCTTACGCAGGAACAGCGAAGTGGTACGGATGTGTACGACGTCAGCTACCAATACGATGACGCCGGCAACCGCAAGCAGCAGGACGATTCCGGAACGGTCACGACCTTCATCTACGACGCGGCCAACCGGCTCGAACGGGAAGAGGCTTCCTCCGGCATTACGACCTACGTCCACGATGCCGATGGCAACCGCACGCAGAAGGAAACCAGTGCCGAAGTCATCTACTACGAATGGGACGAAGATAACCGCCTGATCAGCGCCGAGCCAACCGCAGGCCTGGTCACCTTCACCTACAACGCCGAGGGGCGGCGAGTTGAAAAGCATGCTCCCACTGAAGCCAAAAAGTTCATCTACGACTTCAAACGGCTCCTTCAGGAAACGGACGATGTGGGGGACGTCGAGCACCAGTACACCTTCACCAACATGGAGTACGGCGACCTGGTCAGCGAGTACGACGGCCTGGAGACCGCCTACCATCAGCACGACGCGATCGGCAGCACCGACGCGCTGTGGGACGACAACGAAACGGCCGTCGACCGCTACCAACACCGCGCCTTCGGCATCCGGCAGTCCCACACCGGCACCAGCGACACGCCGTTCACGTTCGTCGGTCAAAAGAACTACTACCGCGACCAGGAACTCGACCTCTACCTCGCCGGAGCCCGCTACTACGACCCACTGGTCGGACGATGGCTAAACGAAGACCCCATTCGCTACGAAGCTGAGGATTCGAATCTTTATCGGTACGTGGGGAATAACCCGGTTAACGAGGTGGATCCTAGTGGGGAAGCGCCAACATCGTACTACGCGCGTCACGTTGTTGAGGACGGGATTCTCTACATTGAACTCGTCGAGCGGACACTCATTCCCTATACAGGCCGTATCTCTCGGATACCTATCGGAATCGAAATCGGGGAGGACTCTTACGTTCTAAGTCGTCGATTTGGAAAGCCAGCTAATCGAAACGATGGCTACAAGCTCAATCGAGCAAACCTGCTCACCATTACAAAAATGATTCCGACGGATTACCCGGATGCTTTTGATCTTACGAAACAACAGCAGCGAGATACTATCAAAAAGAGAATAGAACGCTATATCAGCCAACACAATGAAATCCGAGGTGTAAAGACCCCTGCCCAACAGTATCGAGACAACGTTAGTTCACTCCTAGCAGCTCACGCTCGAACCCGCGAAGACAAGGCAAGGGTAGTTGCTCTCAACAAGCTTCCATTTATTAACAGGATGCGATTGTATACGGCGACAGTTGGAGAAATCTATGACGGACGTATCGAGGTCATTAATCAAGGGAACGTAGAGGCCTATTTCCAAGGAATCCCCGAAGCCGCGGAGGGGTATTTCGTTCATGGACCTAAGAATACGATCTTTGGCATCTACAGCCTGGGCGAGTATCTAGTCGTCCGGGGAGTTGTCGGGGCTTCGGAAGATTTAGGGGACGTTGTCGGGACGCTTTATGAGAGTGAGGAAAAACGCAAGGAAGTCTTGAAAGAAGTTCAAAGGCAAATAGATGCCGCCCTTGACGACCCCAAGACGGGAGGAGCCCTTGCCTTCGAAGTCACGGTGACGATCCTTGCCCCCGAACAGGCCATCGGCAAATCGAAGTATTTCAAAGTCACCGTTAATGCGATTGGCGAAAACGGCAAAGCGATCGCGAGTAACGCTGGGAGAACTTTCGAGAAGCTTGCCAAAAATGCATCCACGCGAACAGGAGCAGCTGGTATACGTCCCAAACGAAACGTTTCTGGGACTGTACGAGGACAAGTTTCTGGAGTATCAAAGGAAGGAGTAACTGGAACTGCGAGCAAGTCAGCGGAAAGTGTTGCCCCGAAGAAAACTGGACGTGGCAGCCAGAAGGAATTTGCGGAAGAGGCGGAGCAAATCGTTTCGGAATCTACTGGAGTTCCGAGAAATCCGCAGGGTGCAGGGCAGCAAACAATTCCGGGTACTGGACCGAGTGGCGTCAGGGTGCCAGATTTGAAAGTTCGTGGGCCTCAAGGATCGGTACGGCTCCGTGGCTCAGTTGTTGAAGTAAAAGCTTCCCGTGGAACGAAGTTTGGCGATTTGAGTCAACGATCACGGGATCAGATTCGAGATGCGGTTGACTACGCTCGCAGGCTACGAGAGAAAGCGAGCTTGGTCCAAGATCCCCAAACGAAAAGAATTTTGCGAAATGCTCGTGTTGAAGTATTCTCGGACTTGCCTGCTCCGACACGTGGTGAGTTCGCAGACTTGATCAATCAAGGATTACTCGAATGGAAACAGATTCCGAGATAG
- a CDS encoding SMI1/KNR4 family protein, with protein MALEIAEIQSRLDEQFVPLEPILTGFRLVSSEVTQEDIDRFQQQLDVVLPKHFQAMLRRFDFGCFTLGPIAFCNTGDFLSWTYQNNRGDFANEYPWWGSGTRPDNLLLIANSDPYAVLLNCNDETISVFKHGEAWSDHEIIVAKDFELFIRGLGTVFLMRNAEGGNSLLADEVSIEAGGGKGNAFWRWFAE; from the coding sequence ATGGCACTTGAAATCGCAGAGATACAGTCTCGGCTTGATGAACAATTCGTTCCTCTTGAACCAATTTTGACAGGCTTTCGACTCGTATCATCAGAGGTAACACAAGAGGACATTGACCGTTTTCAACAGCAATTAGATGTTGTTCTTCCAAAGCACTTTCAGGCAATGTTGCGTCGTTTTGACTTCGGTTGTTTCACATTAGGACCAATTGCCTTTTGCAACACCGGCGACTTTCTGTCTTGGACTTATCAGAACAATCGAGGGGATTTCGCAAATGAGTATCCATGGTGGGGTTCGGGAACTCGACCGGACAACCTACTCCTGATCGCTAATTCCGATCCTTACGCCGTACTGTTGAATTGTAACGACGAAACCATTTCAGTGTTCAAGCATGGTGAAGCATGGAGCGACCACGAAATCATCGTTGCCAAGGATTTTGAGTTGTTTATTCGAGGCTTGGGCACGGTGTTTCTGATGCGGAATGCTGAAGGTGGAAATTCACTTTTGGCTGACGAAGTATCAATCGAAGCTGGTGGCGGCAAGGGAAATGCATTCTGGCGATGGTTTGCGGAATAG